TCTTTCTTAGCCCCTACggtcgcatgtgcctcaggtaatgggtttgttccaggaggtctcaattcactgtttctcatcaacagttcattgttctgctcagcgagcaagagacaggagatcagattagcataagttGTGAAACCCTTCTCAcagtactgttgttgtaacaacacattgcttggtggaaggtggaaaaagttttctcaagcatatccttatcTTTTATATCATCACCAGACAGtttcaattttgaaactattttaaacagagccgagttatactcgtccacggacttgaagtcctggattatgagattcctccaatcatacatagcctttggtaataacaccgttctatggtgatcatatctcgttttcaactctgtccaaaggtctagaggattctcaatagtcaaatactgatctttgagactctcaataagatgatggcgtataattaATATCGCATtgtatctatctttctcacttgcattatttccctcggtgatacattcaccgagtcccttggattttaagatgatcttagcatcaagtgccCGTTGCAGGTAATTATCTCCAAAGAGACTTAAGGCAGtaaaatccaagttgttgattttcgacatctgaaatcatatgtttcataatttagatttaaaagtgTTCAAGCAAATGCAATCAATATGCTCAAGCAATCTGGATTCTAGGTATGATGGAAATAGGTCATTTGTATATGATGCATGCATGTTCAATCTTAGCATTCAGATTTTATATGCAATCAGTTCATACTATTATGCATGCATGATGCAAACGAGCCGCACGGCTACAATCTTAGCAAACGGTTTCAATGCAATCAATACAATGGTCATTCGTTTTCAATCTTAGCAAACGGTTTTCTAAGAGTTCAATGTGTAATTGCAATTAAATAGTCGAGCAATGCAACAATTAGGGTTCATTCGAGAATGTATGAAAACTATCAATACTAGCCGGATCATTATCAAGATGAGAATGCATAAATCATTTAACCTAGCAagcgatttttatttaaattcaagCATTCAGctttaatcaatcaaacaaaatagtatttgattttaatttcaagacattagggtttcgatcaaacaatcaatacgacttcaatttgaaaatcattcaatcggttttataaattcaaacaaccaaattcaagaatgagattatcaatcctagcaatcgattactatgtgatcaaattcaatacggttttaattaatcaatgctATCATACTATATCCAAACATACAATCATTTAAACAATCAATTTCGATTCAAAGCATTAGATTGGAGTTTCGATTTTAattcattcaatcaatcaatttgatttcgaattagggtttataaaatCGAATGTGTTAATATTagggttttaaataaaatcgaTTTCATGCATTCATGCAATAAGCATGTATGCGGCTAGGATCATGgatattagggtttcgattttgatcttagatcattggggttttgagattcaaaaccattaaggtttcgattttaattgatcaaacaatcaatctcGATTAGGCTTTGGGGTAACAAACTTATGATtatgagcttcgatttactcattggggttttgatctattaccctatggttttgatttcaacattagatcatactattagggtttgtagtttttatggtttcgattcttatcaaacaatcaaattcgattatgggttctctttaaggtttcgaattaccttaacctcaagtagggttgaatggaccaccaaaGAGATGAACCGCAAGCTAGAACTGATCGGAACGCGAGCTGATGTTGTCGCGAGCTGTCTGATTGCTGAGatcgggaacgcgagctgtccAACGTGCTGATCGGGTCGCGATAACGTGTTGTGAGCTGTCCGCGAGCTGTCTGAGATCGTCTTGTTTGCGAGCTGAGGTTGAACAAGCCGAGATCGTCcgagctaggatcaggaacgccttgagctgaagctgatcgggaaCAGATTGCAAACAAGGATCGGGATGTAAGGTTTCGCGATCGGGATTAGGATGGTTGCCGGTAAGGATGTTCGCCGattagaattagggttttaggcggTTTGttttagcttagggatttataTTCTATGGTGTTGTAAAACTAGAGAATATAATCTATGTTtttgtattattcataaacataagaagccctttatatatagggaattacacggtcatagaataatggaaagactgaagaaataaaatacaaatatggaaagagtacaaatcataatctaataaaaAAGGCAAGATGCcgattttttctctctctctcctcacggtcgactctttctctctctcctcacggtcgactttttctctctctaacacTGGACCAGTTATGAGCTgaaccggttatggacatccacgatatgatttataacacaaCCGGAGCCCTCGTGACTTTTTAGCACCGTTTACTTACTCTTGAAAAGCGTGACACGAACGCGCTCATGCGACGCGCGTAAGCACCATCTTCCCGCGTTGAGCTGTCACTCTCTTTGTCGGTCTCCGTCTCTTTTTCCATCGCTTACTCtctcattctccaccactttcaTTATTAAACTAATCAGCCATTAGAAGAAAAAGCTTCAAAAGCTTCACTGTAACTCTCCCACAACCATTTAAAACGCCATTACATTTCAACCACTcttttcatctctctctctcttctctttgaaTCTCCGACATGACAGACGACAGAGTTTACCCGGCGTCGAAACCTCCCGGCGCAGCAGCCACCGCCAACCCAACTTTCCCGGCGAATAAAGCTCAGCTCTACAACGCAAACCGCCCCGCTTACCGTCAACCAGCCTCCCGCCGCCGCACGCATAGCCGCGGATGCTGCTGCCGCTGCTGCTGCTGGACGACTTTCGTGATCATCCTCCTGATCCTCCTCGCCGCCGCCGCGTCCGCCGTCGTGTACCTAATCTACCGTCCTCGACAACCGAGCTTCACCGTCTCTTCCCTCAAAGTCTCCTCTCTCAACTTCACCTCCGCCAACCACCTCACCACCGCCATATCCCTCTCCGTCATCGCCAAGAACCCGAACAAAAACGTCGGGTTCAACTACGACGTCACCGACATCACGGTCTACAAAACCTCTCCAGGAGACGATGACGTCGTCATCGGCAAAGGCTCGATCCCGTCGTTTGTCCACGGGAAGAAGAACACGACTCTGCTGAAATCGACGATCGGGAGTCCCCCGGGAGATCTTGATGAGCTGTCGGCGGGGAAGCTTAAGGGAGAGCTGAAGGCGAAGAAAGCGGTGGCGATTAAGATTGTGCTTGATACGAAGGTGAAGGTGAAGATGGGGTCTGTGAAAAGTCCTAAGTCGGGGATTAGGGTTACTTGCGAAGGGATTAAAGCGGCGGCTCCGTCCGGGAAGAAGGCGACGACGGCTGCTACCTCCGCCGCTAAGTGTAAGGTTGATCTTAGGATCAAGATCTGGAAATTCACTTTTTAACCGCTGGGTAAAAAAGGAAATGTAATTCACgttcgtagtttttttttcatctttccATTGTTTCAATTTTCGTTTCTTCTTAATTTGATTTCATATACAGCTCTTCGATTCCcgtaagactttttttttttggtttatgtaAATGAGGTATAATATATTTGTTGTGTTCAGTCTGAGCTTCACTGTTCTCTATTGTTTTGTGAAAATTGTTTGATTTGTTATACAAAACAAGTTTAATCAGTTGAATATAGCTATCGTTACTGTTCGAATTTGATTAAGAGAGGTGATCATGAACAAGAGAAATGCGAGAAGAAAACGCCATCCTTAATTAATGTGGTAATAATGCAAGTGAGGTGACCACTACTATAAGTCTATAACTTTGGACAATTAATCTCTGAGAAAATTACAACCAAAGACACATTTAACCATATCATTTACACTCAAAGACACATTGAATACTCGACACACTTTTCAGCTGCGAAAAAGTTTTACTATCCTTGTATTAGACCATCTCTAGTTTCTtctaaaccaaattaaaaaaaaaaaaataatgaaaaagttAAGAGAAAAACATAACAATTTATCTTCTTATTCGTTTCTCGATTTCAGATTCCAAAAATCCACCGGTTTTTTGTCTTTCACCAAGATTCAGGCTCCTCCTCCATCACAGGACATGTCTCTCACCGAAACTAATTGTCGTGGTTTCATGTCTGTAGAATTACGCAGCGTACACGAGAAGCAACGATAGCGTGTGTGGCAGCCACGGAGGATGAGCTTAACCAAATCAGAAGGGCAAAGAGATAAAGGAGTGTAGTCCATGTACTTGTAGAGGTCAGGGTCGTTATGTCAAGCATAAGCTATGAAGATAACTTAGAGTAGATGAAGAGATCTTACGACGCGGA
This region of Brassica napus cultivar Da-Ae chromosome C5, Da-Ae, whole genome shotgun sequence genomic DNA includes:
- the LOC106447264 gene encoding NDR1/HIN1-like protein 13, producing MTDDRVYPASKPPGAAATANPTFPANKAQLYNANRPAYRQPASRRRTHSRGCCCRCCCWTTFVIILLILLAAAASAVVYLIYRPRQPSFTVSSLKVSSLNFTSANHLTTAISLSVIAKNPNKNVGFNYDVTDITVYKTSPGDDDVVIGKGSIPSFVHGKKNTTLLKSTIGSPPGDLDELSAGKLKGELKAKKAVAIKIVLDTKVKVKMGSVKSPKSGIRVTCEGIKAAAPSGKKATTAATSAAKCKVDLRIKIWKFTF